From the bacterium genome, the window TTCCCGATTGGAAGGTCCAGGTCAATTTGACCTTGGCCGTGCCGTCATTCACCCAGGCCATGGAGGACACCTGGGCGTTGGTCAGGGTGCCATCCTGGACCCAGCTTTGGGTGATCTGTTGCTTCAACTGGTCCCCCCCGGGGATGCTTCCATCGGTCCAGCGGAAGGCCTCGGTCCAATTGCCCTGGAGAACCGCCGCCGAAAAGGAATCCACGGTCTGTTTGAGTGCCTGTTCCCGGGCGACCTTTTCCTCGGGCGACAAGGAGCAACCAGCCAACAGGACCAGCAGTCCGATCAGAAAGAACGGTTTCGGGAAAAAAGATCGGTCCATCGTCATCCCTGGTTCGAATTCTTTTTTTCCAGGTCGGTGATCTCACCCACCCGGCGAACATGGCGTTCTTCCTTGCTGAACGGGGTTTCCAACCAAACATCGGCCATTTTCAGGTTCGCCTCGACGGGCAATTCACGGCCCGCCAGGGAAAGGACGTTCGAATCGTTATGGGACCGCGTCTGCTGGGCCATCTTTTCGGTGAAGACCAGGGCCGCCCGGACACCCGGGACCTTGTTGGCCACGATGGACATGCCGATCCCGTTGCCACAGACCAGGATGCCCCGTTCCACTTCACCGGTCGCGACCGCCCCAGCGACCTTTTCGCCGAACAACGGATAATCGCTGGGCTGGGCGTCATAGGCGCCGAAATCCTCCACCTTGTGACCCTTTTCTTGTAGGTGTTTCACCAGGGCCTGCTTGAGGTCAAAACCGGCATGATCCGAACCGATGGCGATCTTCATTATCCGTTCCCTCGTTAGTTCTTTAGGCGGTCCAACGACCTTAAAAGATATCCTTCGATCTGATCCAATGCCGCTTGATAGGCCTCGACCGGCTGTCCCACCGGGTCCTCCACG encodes:
- the rpiB gene encoding ribose 5-phosphate isomerase B, with the translated sequence MKIAIGSDHAGFDLKQALVKHLQEKGHKVEDFGAYDAQPSDYPLFGEKVAGAVATGEVERGILVCGNGIGMSIVANKVPGVRAALVFTEKMAQQTRSHNDSNVLSLAGRELPVEANLKMADVWLETPFSKEERHVRRVGEITDLEKKNSNQG